In the genome of Natronorubrum daqingense, the window CTCGAGTCACGGGCAGGTATGAGACGATCATTCGACGGAATGAAACCACAGATTGCCGACTCGGCGTACGTGGACGAGGCGGCAGTCGTCATCGGGAACGTCGTCGTCGAGGAGGACGCGAGCGTCTGGCCGAACACGACGCTTCGGGGCGATCACGGACGGATCGTCGTCGGCGAGGGGGCGAACGTACAGGACAACGCCGTCCTCCACGAGACGGCCGAACTCGAGCCCTATTCGACGGTCGGTCACAGCGCAATCGTCCACGACGCGACCG includes:
- a CDS encoding gamma carbonic anhydrase family protein translates to MRRSFDGMKPQIADSAYVDEAAVVIGNVVVEEDASVWPNTTLRGDHGRIVVGEGANVQDNAVLHETAELEPYSTVGHSAIVHDATVGERALVGMNAVVLDGAHVGEGAVVAAGSVVTEGTEIPPKTLVAGSPAEAKTEIEDSHLEATADRYVELSRRYAETSERLE